Proteins from a genomic interval of Mesobacillus sp. S13:
- the thiD gene encoding bifunctional hydroxymethylpyrimidine kinase/phosphomethylpyrimidine kinase has protein sequence MKMNKALTIAGSDSGGGAGIQADLKTFQELGVYGMSALTAVTAQNTLGVQGVFPMTAEAVAKQIQSVGEDIGTDAIKTGMLFNAEIIEAVAGKIKEFRWERVVIDPVMIAKGGASLLQQQAVSALKKHLLPLCLIITPNIPEAEVLTGMSINSMDEKKEAAKRIHELGAKNVVIKGGHDEEAVQSVDVLFDGRDFTFFSSPRISTKNTHGTGCTFSAAITAQLAKGASVQEGVSVAKEFIQAAIANPLPIGNGHGPTNHWAYNMQMESGVSS, from the coding sequence ATGAAGATGAACAAAGCATTGACAATCGCAGGATCGGACAGCGGAGGAGGAGCCGGAATCCAGGCAGACCTGAAAACGTTCCAGGAGCTGGGTGTATACGGAATGTCCGCATTGACAGCAGTAACAGCGCAAAACACTCTTGGTGTGCAGGGAGTTTTTCCAATGACCGCAGAGGCTGTGGCGAAACAAATCCAATCGGTTGGAGAGGACATTGGGACAGATGCCATAAAGACAGGGATGCTTTTTAACGCGGAAATCATTGAAGCGGTCGCTGGAAAAATAAAGGAGTTCCGCTGGGAAAGGGTCGTGATCGATCCAGTCATGATCGCAAAAGGTGGAGCTTCACTGCTTCAGCAGCAGGCTGTTTCAGCTCTGAAAAAACATTTGCTTCCACTCTGTCTCATCATCACTCCGAATATTCCTGAAGCTGAAGTTTTAACAGGCATGTCAATTAACAGCATGGATGAGAAAAAAGAAGCCGCAAAACGAATCCATGAGCTTGGCGCGAAAAATGTGGTGATAAAAGGCGGACATGATGAGGAGGCGGTTCAATCTGTTGATGTCCTGTTCGACGGCAGGGATTTCACCTTTTTTTCCTCTCCAAGAATCAGTACGAAAAACACCCATGGTACGGGTTGTACTTTTTCCGCTGCGATTACGGCACAGCTGGCGAAAGGGGCTTCGGTTCAAGAAGGAGTTTCTGTGGCAAAGGAGTTCATCCAGGCTGCCATCGCCAACCCGCTGCCTATCGGGAATGGACATGGACCTACCAACCATTGGGCCTACAATATGCAAATGGAAAGTGGGGTCAGCTCATGA
- the thiE gene encoding thiamine phosphate synthase codes for MTRISPEQMRSMLKLYFIAGSTNCFKDPVKVLEEAIRGGITIFQYREKGEGCLEKIEKLELGKKLQRLCQGNGIPFIVNDDIELALELDADGVHIGQEDEDTAQVRRKIGNKILGVSVHNLEEAEKAKLAGADYFGVGPIFPTATKKDTRAVQGTVFLEQLKNFGVPIVGIGGINADNSGAVMAAGADGVSVITAISQAEDVKEAAVRLKEKVLRR; via the coding sequence ATGACAAGAATCAGTCCTGAACAAATGAGAAGCATGCTGAAGCTTTATTTTATTGCTGGCAGCACGAATTGTTTTAAGGATCCTGTTAAAGTGCTTGAAGAAGCGATTCGCGGGGGCATCACGATTTTTCAGTACCGTGAAAAAGGAGAAGGCTGTCTAGAGAAAATTGAAAAGCTGGAGCTGGGCAAGAAATTACAAAGACTCTGCCAGGGCAATGGCATTCCCTTCATTGTGAACGATGATATTGAACTTGCCCTCGAGCTTGATGCGGATGGTGTTCATATCGGCCAGGAGGATGAGGACACTGCTCAGGTCCGCAGAAAAATTGGAAATAAGATACTTGGAGTTTCTGTACACAATCTGGAGGAAGCTGAAAAAGCAAAGCTTGCAGGTGCGGATTATTTTGGGGTTGGGCCGATTTTTCCAACTGCAACAAAGAAGGATACAAGAGCAGTGCAGGGAACAGTATTTCTAGAGCAGCTAAAAAACTTTGGCGTACCGATTGTCGGGATCGGCGGTATCAACGCGGACAATTCAGGGGCCGTAATGGCTGCCGGTGCGGATGGAGTATCAGTGATCACAGCGATCAGCCAAGCTGAAGATGTCAAAGAAGCAGCAGTCAGACTTAAGGAAAAAGTACTACGGAGGTAG